The following proteins are encoded in a genomic region of Arachis stenosperma cultivar V10309 chromosome 4, arast.V10309.gnm1.PFL2, whole genome shotgun sequence:
- the LOC130975502 gene encoding uncharacterized protein LOC130975502 → MADKINHNINNGSAPPTFSLSGQNYHSIGSLLPLPSDIPKFAQLYIDDTENEIQNRISAIRSSNSNNVIEQTIVNELKQMMDLHNPLAKRYNIPTASEVAILIVGDIDESSLQRDIILETTSNRLKRIDVLHPSYRSLQYPLIFPYGEDGFRPGIENYSTFDISGTKKRKTISIREFFSYRIQMRLEGSSILLHSRRLFQQFLVDSYTIIESERLRYLRNNQPKLRVDKYNSLHESLVRGEADAILSGQRIILPSSFTGGLRYMFNNCKNVFAICKYFGYPSYFITITCNPKWDEIKRLLHGTGLKAEDRPDIASRIFSIKLDELIYDFKNGRFFGNISAFEFQKRGLPHAHILLFMQPQYKPKSPDDIDRMISAEIPDKTNMPRLYAAVEKFMVHGPCGRHNISSPYMINGRCSKFFPKPFRNRTIIDEGGFPKYKRLDNGHTITKKNEILDNSYIVPYNPDLLLKYGCHINVEHTCQTSSIKYLFKYVHKGNDRVTASFYQTSADGSSQQVVDEIRNYYDCRYISACEAAWQIFGYEIQLKDPAVIRLPFHLPDEQPVVFKDHENIADVIQRVDGKVTKLAAWMLANREYPFAKSLTYSEFPTKFVWKDDSCMWFPRKQGFSIRRLTHVSRGNSEDYYMRILLNIQRGCMSFTDLRTMDGVVYNSFKETCYALGLLQDDKEFIDAILEASTWASGNYLRNLFVVLLISNNISRPELVWQQCYQQLSEDLLYHIEFQHLIQLSDDQLLNMTLSKVEMMLQANGRSLREFNGIPLPDLDIIDGLDNRIIADELTFDIVALRDKLEIYGYGGTGKTFLYRALSAAICVKGEIVLNVALSGIASLLLPKGRTAHSRFKIPLELHEDSVCSIKQGSPLAKLICKAKLIIWDEAPMLNKICYEALDKSFKDILRSSSSYNEDLPFGGKIVVLGGDFRQILPVIPMGSRQDIVQATINSSYLWSSCKVITLSQNMRLTVGVPESDSIEIKQFAQWLLRIGDGLEGDSIDGESEVNILEKILIKDNADGFDNIIRFVYPDILTNLKQSTFFKKRTILAPTLDVVHEVNNHIMKHIEADEKVYLSSDSMCVEEGSMESELDTFTPDVLNAINCSCLPPHELILKVGAPVMLLRNIDQFNGLCNGTRLQGGRIQASIPKSLVKKWREVIIEFQMYTMSNFIVIKKTNTMKRVTPGTWVLTFSHRTRVDHVVNPSFSLQPFRFKTIPQLINAGSSVDNDLFDDQLADVVGFRNSNNIVIDFEISFKLLGGAPPTSVRINQVTSHTAWKCGHTLETATIRFKVKVMVYDGTRSMTLLLWDRETTQLCGKAADKIMEEEESGGDEYPATLDAMMDKNLLFKINVKTANIKQYDQVYTMMKICDNDDLIEIVQSKGVQSISSLNITENRCSNSIDTSANMVNLNTDTDR, encoded by the exons ATGGCTGATAAAATTAATCACAATATAAACAATGGATCTGCACCTCCTACGTTCTCTCTTAGTGGTCAAAATTACCATTCAATTGGAAGTTTGCTTCCCTTACCAAGTGATATTCCAAAGTTTGCACAGTTATACATAGACGACACTGAAAATGAGATTCAAAATCGCATATCTGCCATCAG ATCTTCCAATTCGAATAATGTTATTGAGCAAACAATTGTTAATGAGTTGAAACAAATGATGGATCTTCACAATCCTCTTGCAAA GAGGTATAACATCCCAACAGCTTCTGAGGTTGCAATACTTATTGTTGGTGATATTGATGAGTCAAGTTTGCAGAGAGACATCATTCTTGAGACTACCTCTAACAGGCTAAAAAGGATAGATGTCCTTCACCCGTCTTACCGGTCTCTACAGTATCCTTTGATTTTTCCCTATGGGGAGGATGGTTTTAGGCCAGGTATTGAGAACTATTCCACGTTTGATATTTCTGGTACTAAGAAGAGAAAGACTATAAGCATAAGAGAATTCTTTTCATACAGAATACAAATGCGTTTGGAAGGATCATCTATACTATTACATTCAAGAAGATTATTTCAACAGTTCTTAGTTGATTCATATACTATAATTGAGTCTGAGCGTCTTAGATATTTACGCAACAACCAACCTAAGCTCAGGGTTGACAAGTACAACTCATTGCACGAATCTTTAGTTAGGGGAGAAGCTGATGCGATTCTTTCTGGTCAAAGAATAATTCTTCCAAGCAGTTTCACTGGTGGTCTTAGATACATGTTTAACAATTGTAAAAATGTATTTGCCATTTGCAAGTATTTTGGATACCCCAGTTATTTTATCACAATTACTTGCAATCCTAAATGGGACGAGATCAAACGCCTTTTACATGGCACTGGCCTTAAGGCAGAGGATCGTCCTGATATTGCCTCAAGAATCTTTAGTATTAAGTTAGATGAGTTGATATATGATTTCAAGAATGGGAGGTTCTTTGGCAATATTTCTGCAT TTGAATTTCAGAAACGAGGTCTACCACATGCTCACATTTTGTTGTTCATGCAACCACAATATAAGCCTAAATCACCCGATGATATTGACCGTATGATATCTGCTGAAATCCCTGATAAGACTAACATGCCTAGACTTTATGCAGCTGTTGAGAAGTTCATGGTTCATGGTCCATGTGGGAGGCACAACATTAGTAGTCCATACATGATAAATGGAAGGTGTTCTAAGTTTTTTCCAAAGCCATTTAGGAATAGAACGATTATTGACGAGGGTGGTTTCCCAAAGTATAAAAGGCTAGATAATGGTCATACAATAACTAAGAAGAATGAAATTTTGGATAATTCTTATATTGTACCTTACAATCCTGATCTACTCTTAAAGTATGGTTGTCACATTAACGTGGAGCATACATGTCAGACTTCTtctattaaatatttattcaagTACGTCCATAAGGGTAATGATAGGGTTACTGCCTCATTTTACCAAACATCTGCTGATGGGTCTTCTCAACAAGTTGTTGATGAGATACGTAACTACTATGATTGTCGTTACATTTCTGCATGTGAGGCAGCTTGGCAGATATTTGGTTATGAGATTCAGCTTAAAGATCCTGCAGTGATTCGTCTACCATTCCACCTACCTGACGAGCAACCAGTTGTTTTCAAGGACCATGAGAACATTGCTGATGTTATTCAACGTGTAGATGGTAAGGTTACTAAGTTAGCTGCTTGGATGTTGGCTAATCGTGAGTATCCTTTTGCTAAATCTTTAACATACAGCGAATTTCCTACAAAATTTGTATGGAAAGATGATTCATGCATGTGGTTTCCTCGCAAACAAGGCTTTTCTATTAGACGGCTGACTCATGTTTCACGTGGTAACAGTGAGGATTATTACATGAGAATATTGTTAAATATACAAAGAGGATGCATGAGTTTTACTGATTTACGTACTATGGATGGTGTGGTATACAACTCATTCAAGGAAACATGCTATGCTTTGGGACTCTTACAAGATGACAAGGAATTTATTGATGCAATTCTAGAAGCAAGCACTTGGGCGTCTGGAAACTACTTACGAAATCTGTTTGTTGTGTTGTTGATTTCTAATAACATATCTAGACCTGAATTGGTATGGCAGCAGTGCTACCAACAATTATCTGAAGATTTGTTATATCACATAGAATTTCAACACTTAATCCAG CTTAGTGATGATCAACTACTGAATATGACTCTTTCAAAGGTTGAGATGATGTTGCAAGCTAATGGTAGGTCACTTCGAGAGTTTAATGGTATTCCTCTCCCTGATTTAGATATCATTGATGGCTTGGATAATCGGATAATAGCTGACGAGCTAACTTTTGATATTGTTGCCCTAAGGGACAAATTAGAA ATATATGGTTATGGTGGAACAGGTAAGACATTTCTATATAGGGCACTTTCTGCAGCTATTTGTGTCAAAGGAGAAATTGTTCTTAATGTTGCCTTAAGTGGAATTGCATCTCTTTTGCTTCCAAAAGGTCGTACAGCTCATTCTAGGTTTAAGATACCTTTGGAACTTCATGAAGATTCTGTATGTAGTATAAAACAAGGGTCTCCGCTTGCTAAGTTGATTTGCAAAGCAAAGCTTATTATATGGGATGAGGCTCCGATGCTAAACAAGATTTGTTATGAAGCACTCGACAAGTCTTTCAAAGACATACTTAgatcttcatcatcatacaaTGAAGACTTACCCTTTGGTGGTAAGATAGTCGTACTTGGAGGTGACTTTAGACAGATTCTACCTGTCATACCTATGGGATCTAGACAAGATATTGTACAAGCTACAATTAACTCATCTTATCTGTGGTCATCATGCAAAGTAATTACTCTTTCTCAGAATATGCGTCTTACAGTTGGTGTGCCTGAATCTGATTCTATTGAAATAAAACAATTTGCTCAATGGCTTCTTAGAATTGGTGATGGTCTTGAAGGAGATTCAATTGATGGTGAATCTGAGGTCAATATTCTagaaaaaattctaattaaggaCAATGCTGATGGCTTTGACAATATCATTAGATTTGTATATCCTGATATACTTACTAATTTGAAACAGTCAACTTTTTTCAAGAAGAGAACCATTCTTGCTCCTACACTAGATGTTGTGCACGAGGTAAATAATCATATAATGAAGCATATTGAAGCAGACGAGAAGGTTTATCTGAGTTCTGACTCCATGTGCGTTGAAGAAGGTAGCATGGAGTCAGAGCTTGATACATTTACTCCTGACGTACTAAATGCAATTAACTGCTCATGTTTACCACCTCATGAACTTATATTAAAAGTAGGTGCTCCTGTTATGTTACTAAGAAATATTGACCAATTTAATGGACTTTGCAATGGTACAAGATTACAG GGTGGTAGGATTCAAGCTTCCATTCCAAAATCCTTGGTGAAGAAGTGGAGGGAAGTGATTATTGAGTTCCAAATGTACACCATGAGCAACTTTATTGTAATTAAGAAAACCAATACTATGAAGAGAGTCACACCGGGGACATGGGTCCTTACTTTCTCACATAGGACTAGGGTTGATCATGTTGTGAATCCAAGTTTTTCACTTCAACCTTTTCGCTTTAAGACAATTCCACAGCTCATCAATGCTGGAAGCTCGGTTGACAATGATCTTTTTG ATGACCAACTAGCAGATGTTGTGGGGTTCCGAAACAG CAACAATATAgtaatagattttgaaatatCTTTCAAGTTGCTAGGTGGTGCACCACCAACTTCAGTTAGAATAAATCAGGTTACATCCCATACCGCCTG GAAATGTGGCCACACCCTTGAAACTGCAACAATCAG GTTCAAGGTGAAAGTAATGGTATATGATGGGACTAGGAGTATGACGTTGCTGTTGTGGGATAGAGAAACAACCCAACTTTGTGGGAAGGCAGCTGACAAGATTATGGAAGAGGAG GAATCTGGAGGGGATGAGTATCCAGCAACCCTTGATGCTATGATGGATAAAAACCTACTATTCAAGATTAATGTCAAAACTGCCAATATAAAACAGTATGACCAAGTATATACTATGATGAAAATCTGTGACAATGACGACTTGATTGAAATAGTACAATCCAAGGGAGTCCAAAGCATTTCGAGTTTGAATATTACT GAAAATAGGTGTAGTAACTCAATTGATACTTCAGCAAATATGGTCAACCTTAACACTGATACTGATCGTTAG